From the genome of Salvelinus namaycush isolate Seneca chromosome 10, SaNama_1.0, whole genome shotgun sequence, one region includes:
- the LOC120054733 gene encoding tax1-binding protein 3-like, translated as MSFIPGQPVTAVVQRIEIRKLRQGEHLILGFSIGGGIDQDPGQNPFSEDKSDKGIYVTRVTPEGPAEVAGLMMGDKVMQVNGWDMTMVTHDQARKRLTKKNEDVVRLLVTRKSLEQAVKHSMM; from the exons CAACGGATAGAAATCCGCAAACTCCGCCAGGGTGAACATTTGATCCTGGGTTTCAGCATTGGAGGAGGAATAGACCAAGACCCTGGCCAGAACCCCTTCTCTGAAGACAAGTCAGACAAG GGCATCTATGTGACACGGGTGACACCAGAGGGACCAGCAGAAGTTGCAGGCTTGATGATGGGAGACAAAGTAATGCAG GTAAATGGATGGGATATGACCATGGTGACACACGATCAGGCACGCAAACGGCTGACGAAGAAGAACGAAGATGTCGTGCGGCTACTGGTGACCAGGAAATCACTGGAGCAGGCTGTCAAACATTCTATGATGTAA